In Phlebotomus papatasi isolate M1 chromosome 1, Ppap_2.1, whole genome shotgun sequence, the following proteins share a genomic window:
- the LOC129799786 gene encoding 26S proteasome regulatory subunit 7, whose product MPDHLGDDMRKVKSEDTEEKEIKALDEADIELLKTYGQGQYHKAIKQIEDDIQKAIKQVNELTGIKESDTGLAPPALWDLAADKQTLQNEQPLQVARCTKIINADSDDPKYIINVKQFAKFVVDLADSVAPTDIEEGMRVGVDRNKYQIHIPLPPKIDPTVTMMQVEDKPDVTYSDVGGCKEQIEKLREVVETPLLHPEKFVNLGIEPPKGVLLFGPPGTGKTLCARAVANRTDACFIRVIGSELVQKYVGEGARMVRELFEMARSKKACLIFFDEIDAIGGARFDDGAGGDNEVQRTMLELINQLDGFDPRGNIKVLMATNRPDTLDPALMRPGRLDRKVEFGLPDLEGRTHIFKIHARSMSVERDIRYDLLARLCPNSTGAEIRSVCTEAGMFAIRARRKVATEKDFLEAVNKVIKSYAKFSATPRYMTYN is encoded by the exons ATGCCTGATCACTTAGGAGATGATATGCGCAAGGTGAAAAGTGAGGATACGGAAGAGAAGGAAATAAAAG CTCTCGATGAAGCTGATATAGAGCTGTTGAAGACCTAT GGACAAGGGCAGTATCACAAGGCGATAAAGCAAATTGAGGATGATATCCAGAAGGCAATTAAGCAGGTGAATGAGTTGACTGGTATTAAGGAGAGTGACACAGGACTGGCACCGCCGGCACTCTGGGATCTGGCGGCGGACAAGCAGACGCTGCAGAATGAGCAACCTCTCCAAGTGGCTCGATGCACCAAGATCATCAATGCTGACAGCGATGATCCCAAGTACATCATCAATGTGAAGCAATTTGCCAAGTTTGTGGTGGATCTGGCAGATTCAGTGGCGCCCACGGACATTGAGGAGGGAATGAGGGTGGGAGTGGATAGGAATAAATATCAAATCCACATTCCACTGCCCCCAAAGATTGATCCAACTGTCACGATGATGCAGGTGGAAGATAAGCCCGATGTCACGTACAGTGATGTTGGTGGGTGCAAGGAGCAAATTGAGAAGCTGCGTGAAGTTGTGGAGACGCCACTGCTGCATCCGGAGAAGTTTGTGAATCTGGGCATTGAGCCACCGAAGGGAGTGCTGCTGTTCGGGCCTCCAGGCACAGGGAAGACCCTCTGTGCTCGGGCTGTGGCCAATCGCACAGATGCCTGCTTCATTCGCGTGATCGGATCGGAGTTGGTGCAGAAGTATGTGGGCGAGGGTGCCAGGATGGTGAGGGAATTGTTCGAGATGGCACGCTCCAAGAAGGCCTGCCTCATCTTCTTCGACGAAATCGATGCCATCGGTGGGGCCAGGTTTGACGATGGAGCTGGTGGGGACAATGAAGTGCAGCGTACAATGCTGGAGCTCATCAATCAACTGGATGGATTCGATCCCCGTGGAAATATCAAGGTGCTCATGGCGACAAATCGGCCAGACACCCTCGATCCTGCCCTCATGCGTCCTGGACGGTTGGACAGAAAAGTGGAATTTGGGCTGCCGGATCTCGAGGGCAGGACTCACATCTTCAAGATTCACGCGAGATCCATGTCCGTTGAACGGGATATTCGCTATGATCTCCTGGCGCGCCTCTGTCCCAATTCCACGGGAGCTGAGATCAGGTCAGTGTGCACTGAGGCTGGCATGTTTGCCATTCGGGCTCGGCGCAAGGTGGCCACAGAAAAGGATTTCCTGGAGGCAGTGAACAAGGTCATCAAGAGCTACGCAAAATTCAGTGCCACGCCACGCTACATGACCTACAACTAA
- the LOC129799787 gene encoding uncharacterized protein LOC129799787 — MAVSTEKLRTEINAILKDADLSVMSAKKVRQMLEEKLSCDLADRKKEVDGLVMDFVNSKNDGSGSEEEEAESEEEEKTKKPAKRPPPTKKPVAKKRKGGSSDESGSDADGGASDEDYKPKGKGRGAPRAGKRKKNDSESDSDEDWKAPKKPPTKKAGGPGKGKGRGTGFTRAYTLSPELAALMGADSLPRHEVVKKIWAMIKERNLYDPKNKQYAICDSDLLKVMGVKRFRTFGMLKYLREHFLD, encoded by the exons ATGGCTGTCTCCACAGAAAAATTGAGGACGGAAATAAATG CCATCCTTAAGGATGCAGATCTCTCGGTGATGTCGGCCAAGAAGGTGCGTCAGATGCTGGAAGAGAAGCTGAGTTGTGACTTGGCCGACAGGAAGAAGGAAGTTGATGGATTGGTGATGGACTTTGTGAATTCCAAGAATGATGGATCCGGGAGTGAGGAGGAGGAAGCTGAATCAGAGGAGGAGGAGAAAACTAAGAAACCGGCTAAGAGGCCTCCACCCACCAAGAAGCCCGTGGCTAAGAAGCGCAAGGGCGGTTCAAGCGATGAGAGTGGCTCAGATGCCGATGGCGGTGCCTCCGATGAGGACTACAAGCCAAAGGGCAAGGGTCGCGGTGCACCCAGGGCAGGGAAGCGCAAGAAGAATGACTCTGAATCAGATTCCGATGAAGACTGGAAGGCTCCCAAGAAGCCACCCACCAAGAAAGCT GGTGGTCCTGGGAAGGGCAAAGGTCGTGGTACGGGCTTTACGCGCGCCTACACACTTTCGCCCGAGTTAGCAGCTCTAATGGGGGCAGACTCCCTCCCACGCCATGAGGTGGTGAAGAAAATCTGGGCCATGATCAAGGAGCGCAACCTCTATGATCCCAAGAACAAGCAGTATGCCATCTGCGACAGCGATCTCCTCAAGGTAATGGGTGTAAAGCGTTTCCGGACCTTCGGGATGCTCAAGTACCTCCGGGAGCACTTTCTCGACTAG